One window from the genome of Esox lucius isolate fEsoLuc1 chromosome 23, fEsoLuc1.pri, whole genome shotgun sequence encodes:
- the LOC114830129 gene encoding polysialoglycoprotein-like isoform X2, with translation MAAVRMPIVRMGAVEWCLVVVLLVGSMKVSCFPFGEFQKPDGISLTGIQENPDNGGSKSTPATTHHGSFVVTDMANDLGEGPTGSAATTTAGEGPTGSAAATTTAGEGPTGSSSTAATAQPSATTTAGEEPTAATAQPSAATTTAGEGPTGSAATTTAGEGPTGSSSTAATAQPSATTTTGEEPTATTAPPSATTTAGEGPTVSAPTTTAAIAQPSATTTAGEEPTAATAQTSATTTVGEEPTGSSTTAAAAQPLATTTAGEELL, from the exons ATGGCTGCTGTTAGGATGCCTATTGTTAGAATGGGAGCTGTGGAATGGTGCCTTGTTGTGGTGCTTCTTGTTGGGAGCATGAAAG TCTCTTGTTTTCCTTTTGGCGAGTTCCAGAAGCCAGATgggatctctctgacaggaattcaag AGAATCCGGACAATGGCGGTTCCAAAAGCACACCTGCCACCACTCATCACGGTTCATTTGTAGTTACCGACATGGCTAATGACCTTGGCGAGGGGCCCACGGGCTCGGCCGCCACCACCACGGCGGGCGAGGGGCCCACGGGCTCGGCCGCCGCCACCACCACGGCGGGCGAGGGGCCCACGGGCTCCTCCTCCACGGCTGCTACTGCCCAGCCCTCGGCCACCACCACCGCGGGCGAGGAACCCACGGCGGCCACCGCCCAGCCCTCGGCCGCCACCACCACGGCGGGCGAGGGGCCCACGGGCTCGGCCGCCACCACCACGGCGGGCGAGGGGCCCACGGGCTCCTCCTCCACGGCTGCTACTGCCCAGCCCtcggccaccaccaccacgGGCGAGGAACCCACAGCGACCACCGCCCCGCCCTCGGCCACCACCACGGCGGGCGAGGGGCCCACGGTCTCGGCCCCTACCACCACGGCTGCAATCGCCCAGCCCTCGGCCACCACCACCGCGGGCGAGGAACCCACGGCGGCCACCGCCCAGACCTCGGCCACCACCACCGTGGGCGAGGAACCCACTGGCTCCTCCACCACGGCTGCCGCTGCCCAGCCCTTGGCCACCACCACTGCGGGCGAGGAACTTCTGTAG
- the LOC114830129 gene encoding polysialoglycoprotein-like isoform X3 — MGAVEWCLVVVLLVGSMKVSCFPFGEFQKPDGISLTGIQENPDNGGSKSTPATTHHGSFVVTDMANDLGEGPTGSAATTTAGEGPTGSAAATTTAGEGPTGSSSTAATAQPSATTTAGEEPTAATAQPSAATTTAGEGPTGSAATTTAGEGPTGSSSTAATAQPSATTTTGEEPTATTAPPSATTTAGEGPTVSAPTTTAAIAQPSATTTAGEEPTAATAQTSATTTVGEEPTGSSTTAAAAQPLATTTAGEELL; from the exons ATGGGAGCTGTGGAATGGTGCCTTGTCGTGGTGCTTCTTGTTGGGAGCATGAAAG TCTCTTGTTTTCCTTTTGGCGAGTTCCAGAAGCCAGATgggatctctctgacaggaattcaag AGAATCCGGACAATGGCGGTTCCAAAAGCACACCTGCCACCACTCATCACGGTTCATTTGTAGTTACCGACATGGCTAATGACCTTGGCGAGGGGCCCACGGGCTCGGCCGCCACCACCACGGCGGGCGAGGGGCCCACGGGCTCGGCCGCCGCCACCACCACGGCGGGCGAGGGGCCCACGGGCTCCTCCTCCACGGCTGCTACTGCCCAGCCCTCGGCCACCACCACCGCGGGCGAGGAACCCACGGCGGCCACCGCCCAGCCCTCGGCCGCCACCACCACGGCGGGCGAGGGGCCCACGGGCTCGGCCGCCACCACCACGGCGGGCGAGGGGCCCACGGGCTCCTCCTCCACGGCTGCTACTGCCCAGCCCtcggccaccaccaccacgGGCGAGGAACCCACAGCGACCACCGCCCCGCCCTCGGCCACCACCACGGCGGGCGAGGGGCCCACGGTCTCGGCCCCTACCACCACGGCTGCAATCGCCCAGCCCTCGGCCACCACCACCGCGGGCGAGGAACCCACGGCGGCCACCGCCCAGACCTCGGCCACCACCACCGTGGGCGAGGAACCCACTGGCTCCTCCACCACGGCTGCCGCTGCCCAGCCCTTGGCCACCACCACTGCGGGCGAGGAACTTCTGTAG
- the LOC114830129 gene encoding 300 kDa antigen AG231-like isoform X1, whose protein sequence is MAAVRMPIVRMGAVEWCLVVVLLVGSMKVSSFPFGEFQKPDGISLTGIQENPDNGGSKSTPATTHQSSFVVTDMANDLGEEPTAGEEPTAGEEPTAGEEPTAGEEPTAGEEPTAGEEPTAGEEPTAGEEPTAGEEPTAGEEPTAGEEPTAGEEPTAGEEPTAGEEPTAGEEPTAGEEPTAGEEPTAGEEPTAGEEPTAGEEPTAGEEPTAGEEPTAGEEPTAGEEPTAGEEPTAGEEPTAGEEPTAGEEPTAGEEPTAGEEPTAGEEPTAGEEPTAGEEPTAGEEPTAGEEPTAGEEPTAGEEPTAGEEPTAGEEPTAGEEPTAGEEPTAGEEPTAGEEPTAGEEPTAGEEPTAGEEPTAGEELL, encoded by the exons ATGGCTGCTGTTAGGATGCCTATTGTTAGAATGGGAGCTGTGGAATGGTGCCTTGTTGTGGTGCTTCTTGTTGGGAGCATGAAAG TCTCTAGTTTTCCTTTTGGTGAGTTCCAGAAGCCAGATgggatctctctgacaggaattcaag AGAATCCGGACAATGGCGGTTCCAAAAGCACACCTGCCACCACTCATCAAAGTTCATTTGTAGTTACCGACATGGCTAATGACCTTGGCGAGGAACCCACGGCGGGTGAGGAACCCACGGCGGGCGAGGAACCCACGGCGGGCGAGGAACCCACGGCGGGCGAGGAACCCACGGCGGGCGAGGAACCCACGGCGGGCGAGGAACCCACGGCGGGCGAGGAACCCACGGCGGGCGAGGAACCCACGGCGGGCGAGGAACCCACGGCGGGCGAGGAACCCACGGCGGGCGAGGAACCCACGGCGGGCGAGGAACCCACGGCGGGCGAGGAACCCACGGCGGGCGAGGAACCCACGGCGGGCGAGGAACCCACGGCGGGCGAGGAACCCACGGCGGGCGAGGAACCCACGGCGGGCGAGGAACCCACGGCGGGCGAGGAACCCACGGCGGGCGAGGAACCCACGGCGGGCGAGGAACCCACGGCGGGCGAGGAACCCACGGCGGGCGAGGAACCCACGGCGGGCGAGGAACCCACGGCGGGCGAGGAACCCACGGCGGGCGAGGAACCCACGGCGGGCGAGGAACCCACGGCGGGCGAGGAACCCACGGCGGGCGAGGAACCCACGGCGGGCGAGGAACCCACGGCGGGCGAGGAACCCACGGCGGGCGAGGAACCCACGGCGGGCGAGGAACCCACGGCGGGCGAGGAACCCACGGCGGGCGAGGAACCCACGGCGGGCGAGGAACCCACGGCGGGCGAGGAACCCACGGCGGGCGAGGAACCCACGGCGGGCGAGGAACCCACGGCGGGCGAGGAACCCACGGCGGGCGAGGAACCCACGGCGGGCGAGGAACCCACGGCGGGCGAGGAACCCACGGCGGGCGAGGAACCCACGGCGGGCGAGGAACCCACCGCGGGCGAGGAACCCACCGCGGGCGAGGAACTTCTGTAG